One genomic window of Salvia miltiorrhiza cultivar Shanhuang (shh) chromosome 4, IMPLAD_Smil_shh, whole genome shotgun sequence includes the following:
- the LOC131019920 gene encoding uncharacterized protein LOC131019920 encodes MRYRLRVYVADNSGGVSLSLWDRECLKLIGKPAEEIIYDPNSNELPIEIDAITNKNALFKIKVEESTIFDGAYVVTKINCDPNILNKYCGSIVESATKETQLKDKEIENIKVQNDGGSSSFTNVHESVNISDNEATKRQLEEETSTDPKLVNKRGKRVVIKKEKP; translated from the exons ATGAG gTATAGACTAAGAGTATATGTTGCTGATAATTCTGGAGGTGTTTCTTTAAGCTTATGGGATAGGGAGTGCTTAAAACTAATTGGAAAACCTGCTGAAGAAATAATATAT GATCCTAATAGCAATGAGTTGCCAATTGAGATAGATGCTATCACCAACAAAAATGCtctatttaaaattaaagttgAAGAATCAACGATTTTTGATGGAGCATATGTTGTGACAAAAATCAACTGCGACccaaatattttgaataaatattgTGGGTCAATAGTTGAAAGTGCGACCAAGGAAACTCAATTGAAAGACAAAGAAATTGAAAACATTAAG gTTCAAAATGATGGTGGGAGTAGCAGCTTTACCAATGTACATGAATCAGTGAACATCAGTGACAATGAGGCAACAAAGAGACAACTCGAAGAAGAAACATCAACTGACCCAAAACTCGTGAATAAAAGAGGGAAGAGAGTTGTGATCAAGAAGGAGAAGCCCTAA